aattttgagggatttatggtaaagaacgctacccacattcagaggaaagactgcaggagaggaaacatataagaaaaacaactgcttgaactcatgggttgatgcggacatgattgaggatgtggactcaaaactaccacaccaatgcaactaccaacaatttggaaatagatcttgatcaaggacacatgacaaaaccagtggaaatgtgcatcggccatgggtgggggtagtgcggggggtgaaggggaaagtaggagcatgaatcatgtaaccatgttaaaaatgaatattaataaatgtttaaattttttaaaaaatggaaaacaatattttaggtttagattaacatctcacaccctacaccaagataaattcagaatgggtgaatgacttaaatataaagaaggaaactgtaagtaagctaggtgaacatagaatactatACCTTTCAGATccataggaaaggaaagattttaagaccaagcaagagacagagaatgttataaaatgtaaaatgaacaatggaggttaagtgacttgcccaggctcacacagccaggaagtgtctgaggtcagatttgaacctaggacctcccctctctaggcctggctctcaatccactgaaccacccagctgccctcacaaagagctttaaaagactgcctgccctttgatacagccataccactgctgggtttataccccaaagagataataaggaaaaaaatatgtacaaaaatatttatagccacactttttgtggtggcaaaaaattggaggggatgccctccaattggggaatggctgaacaaattatggtatctgttggtgatggaatactattgtgctcaaaggaataatgaactggaggaattccatgtgaactggaacaacctccaggaattgatgcagaatgaaaggagcagaaccaggagaatattatacacagaggctgatacactgtggcaaaatcgaatataatggacttctctactagcagcaatgcaatgatgcaagacagttctgagggacttatgaaaaagaatgctatccatccagagaaagatttgtgggagcagaaacacagaagaaaaacatttgcttgatcacatgattcgatggggatatgattgggaatgtagactctaaatgatcattctagtgcaaatattaataatatggaaataggtcttgatcaatgatacatgtaaaacccagtggaattgctcattggctattggaagggggtgggaggaggggagggaaagagcatgaatcatgtaaccatggaaaaatattcaaattagttaagtaaataaataatcaaacaatttttaaaaacctggaaggacttatatgaactgatacaaagtgaagtgagcagaaccaggagaatactgtatacAATATCAAAAATATCATacgatgatcaattgtgaaggactaaattattatcagcaaaactaggttccaagataacctcaagggacaaatgatgaaaaatgctatccacagccaaagaagtaaCTGTTGGAatagctttcattttatttccttcatgggtttttttttattgtatgtatacATACTGTCATAGCAAGAggagtatggaaatatgtattgcataaaaagcactggtataacctttATCAGTCTATTTACGGCCTTCAGATAGGggcagaaaaaagggagggaatctgaatttcaaaatgtcaaaaaataattgtcaaaaattgttattatgtgtaattgaaaaagatacaaaaaagttTCAAAAATCTAATGCTGAACATTTCCTGTAtgaaaggaatatattttgtGATCATGAGGTGGAGGGGATTCATTTGAACAGGGGAGGAAGTTTTGTGTCCTGGTTCAGGTCACACTACAGAGATAGATGTGTATGTACTAGATTGAAGGTTAGCCTCTGCCCTGACCACAAACTTTTATTAATGCATCTCTCTTCACTGTGAATGGGAAAGGATTGTTTTGCTCATTAGTTTCAGTTTACCGCAAAAGCCAAGTTCTTTCTGGGAAAAGATATTAAATGTGAGAATAGAAAGCAAAACTAGCCAAGGGCTGGAGTAGTAACAAAAGTCACTGAGGAACAGACTAAGAGCCAAGAGATGCAAACAATTAATACAAGATAGTCAAAGGGGAGGGCCAGAATCTGTTTTGGATTGCTTTGACAATCCCAGTGCAAAGAAGTTACTGTTGTCAAGTTGTCATCTAACTTGGATGATAAGAATGTATCATTTAAAAGGTGTTGTATTGGAAGGACAAAAAATAGTATtatgtgctggggataaaaatagaagCAAGACAGTCTCTCTACTATAGGAGTTTACACTATAAAGGGAAGAAAACACGTACAGAGGAATGGTGGCCAAGGTGGAGTTTTAGATGCTTAAGTCAGAGGGAATTGTGGCCAGTTTCACAGAATGATTAGTTGCCTGACAAATCCCCGAAGGGCAAAGTTAAAGTGTTTCATcagttagagctagaaagggtgTATGACAGCAGGAGAAGGTGGTAAATGAGAGTATGTCATGTTAGTTCCAGaacttttctgctttttctttccttggaTTTTTGTCTTCTGAAAATTTCTGAATCTCTATTGCTACGCTTCTTTCTATATTGTAGCTTTTCTTTGCTGTAAATGCCTTGGGAAGCTTTATCACAACTCCTTTTCATTTTGAAACATTTCGGGTTAGTAAAACAATAGGCAAATAAATTTTTCCTAGCTGTTGTTAGTTGTACTTTGTCCGCAGTCAGGAGCCacctattcttatttttttaagtcaccATCTAGAAATCCAATTCTATTTTCAGATACTATCTTTTTTTAACTATCAATTCACTTTCcaaatctgcctttctctttGGAAGTCCTTGTTTCTGATAGGAAATAGTGAGAAATATGCTATCTCACCTCCAAAGTCTTTCAGCTTCTTATTTAAAACATTGTAATATGTCCCATTATTTTCAGGAGATGTAGTCAGAACTTAATGACTGACAAATATTAGAATGTTCTCTTTCATATTATGGCAAGATAACAgacttcttcattatttttaacatGTCAACAAGTAGCTGACTCAGTCATACCCAAGATGTCATCACCAATCCTTACCACATATTTCTTTATCATTGACTAGATTACTTCTCATCTTACAATACTCATGAAGGCATATAATCATCCAATGGAAGATTAATGATGACTTTTTCCTCAGGGGTCCGGTTTCCTTCTTATCCATAAGAACTtcatctctatttcttagctCTATCATTTCAggcatttttctcattctctgtgACTCTCTTTGCTTTTGCTCTTAAATAACAGCAGTAAtatgtgaaatattttcttcacagattggtgtaaagatcaaatgagatggtgaagttaaagttcttaataaatcattatgcattatgtaaatattagttattatttttaaatagacaTCAAGGACTTTATTCAGGGCAAAACAGGCTCAATATTATTCATTGTATTCTCCTTTATCTACTATATCTACATTTATATCTTCAGTTCTAGATTATGAGAATTTGGCACAGAAAGATGATCTTTGGCTCTTACCAAGTGCTCTATCAGCAAAGCaacaattttatttccttttcattgaatCTAATAACCAAGGTAGGAGAGGAAGCTAAGCCATTTGGGCAGTTTTCATTAAGAATCAAAATAGTTTATTGATTAACCTTCAATTAATGAGTCAAGTCCTTTATTTGGATCCCCAAATCCCCAAAAGCTGCAGGATTAATTTTTCAAACAAAATCTTTCTCATTCTGATTTATATTTTAGCtaaaaaattttattagaaaaaaattggttTAATTCATACTGAAAATTCATGTAGTAGTTTATTTTACCAAAAAAGTATTTCTATGAAACATTATCATGTGTAGATGCCAACAGGTCTAGAGTTCTAAAGAGACTGAGCTAGAATTATATGCTTGAAACCTTAGGAATCAGTGGTATTGTCAAGGTAAATGCAATAGAGAAATAATAGGAGAGAGATcaccttatatacagagacttTCCCCATTAATACTCAACTAATAGTAACAGATATCTGAATCAGTTTAATTTCCTAATTCttatgaaaagaaataagaaaactattTACTTCATTTACATATCTACTTATACTATTCTCTAGAGGGATAGGAATTGAGACTcctatgttttctaaaattagagaaattcatttagaaaaaattCCAAGATGATGACCCTGAAAATTACCTCTTCCAGTGATTATTATTAAACACCACCTTAGAAAATTACTTAGTCTATTCGAGAAGTACAGATGGCAACTATGATGGCAATAAAAGtcaaggaaaagaacaaaagacaaaagcaGATCCTAAGATGGGAAGAAATCCATTTTTGTGCCTTCACAAATGCCAGGACAATACAGTTACTCTCATCCTCTATTAAGTCCAATGTCTgcttttgaatttcaaatttcaCTTGTCTTAAGTAGTTTTGGTAGCTTTCTTCAGACTCTCTACTGTCACATGACTGAAAGATCTCAGCATAAAGGTAAAGGCCATTGCTATAATAGTTGCCTTCATTCTCCTCCACCATCTTCTCAATTATAGTCATCAGCTCTGCCACCTGGACCTTCTGTTCCTCCCCAGTGGCTCGGTTGTTGAAGGCACAAAATCGCTTGCCACATTCTTGGATACCCCATTGTAGGTGAATGTTATCAGTATTTGTTACATAGTCATCTAAAGATCCCCCTAAATCTTCTTTACGAGTGAAAAGCATGACTAGATGTCTCATGGCTTCTACTCCAAAGATCGTCTTCACCTTCCTCAGTGCCTCCTTATCCTGTGTAGTGTAGCGACCAATCTGAGTCACCAAGACAAATGCATGAGGACctggggaggaaagaaggtaacACTCTCCAATTTCTTTATATAGCTCTTCAGTCCAGGCACCTGACTCACAGATGGCAGGAGTATCAATCACCGAGATTCTTCTCCCATTCCAAATCGCAGTCTCCATCTGACATTTCTTAGTTACTGCCTGGGATCCCAGCTTGGACTCAAATATTCTCTGCCCCAGGATACTGTTTCCTGTTGCACTTCGCCCAGCTCCTGTTTTTCCCACCAGGATGATCCTCAGTGGCTCAGGATTGGTGTCACTGCCACCtgtaagagaaaatattt
The Gracilinanus agilis isolate LMUSP501 unplaced genomic scaffold, AgileGrace unplaced_scaffold37939, whole genome shotgun sequence genome window above contains:
- the LOC123255028 gene encoding GTPase IMAP family member 5-like, which encodes GSDTNPEPLRIILVGKTGAGRSATGNSILGQRIFESKLGSQAVTKKCQMETAIWNGRRISVIDTPAICESGAWTEELYKEIGECYLLSSPGPHAFVLVTQIGRYTTQDKEALRKVKTIFGVEAMRHLVMLFTRKEDLGGSLDDYVTNTDNIHLQWGIQECGKRFCAFNNRATGEEQKVQVAELMTIIEKMVEENEGNYYSNGLYLYAEIFQSCDSRESEESYQNYLRQVKFEIQKQTLDLIEDESNCIVLAFVKAQKWISSHLRICFCLLFFSLTFIAIIVAICTSRID